TCCTGGCCGGGGTGTTCCAGGTGGTCCTGGGCCTGCTGGGCGTGGCCAAGCTGATGCGGTTCGTGCCGCCCAGCGTCATGACCGGGTTCGTCAACGCCCTGGCCGTCCTCATCTTCATGGCCCAGATCCCGCACCTGGTCGGCGTGGGCGTCCCGGTCTATGTCCTGGTGGCCGGCGGCCTGGCGATCATCTTCGGCCTGCCCCTGATCACCAAGGCCGTTCCCGCCCCGCTGGTCGCCATCGTCGTGCTCACCGCCATCGCGGTCGTGATGGGCCTCAAGGCCCCCACGGTCGGCGACATGGGCGACCTGCCGGGCAGCCTGCCCGTGCCCTTCCTGCCCGAGGTGCCGCTCACCCTGGAGACGCTGCGGCTCATCGCCCCCTACGCGCTGACGCTGGCGCTGGTGGGCCTGATGGAGTCGCTGATGACCGCCAAGCTGGTCGACGACATCACCGACACCCACTCCTCCAAGAGCCGCGAGGCGCGCGGCCAGGGCTGGGCCAACGTCATCACCGGCTTCTTCGGCGGCATGGCCGGCTGCGCGATGATCGGCCAGACCATGATCAACGTCAAGTCCGGCGCCCGCACCCGGCTGTCCACCTTCCTGGCCGGGGTGTTCCTGCTCGTCCTGGTGGTCGCGCTCGGCGACGTGGTCGCCGTCATCCCGATGGCCGCCCTGGTCGCGGTGATGATCTTCGTCGCCGTCGCCACCTTCGACTGGCACAGCGTCCACCCCGCCACCCTGCGCCGCATGCCCTGGAGCGAGACCCTGGTCATGGCCGTCACCGTCGCCGTGGTCGTGGCCACCCACAACCTCGCGATCGGCGTCATCATCGGCGTCATCACCTCCACCGTGATCTTCGCCCGCGGGGTGGCCCACCTCACCCAGGTCACCAGCGTGCTCGACCCCGACGGCGGCGTGCGGGTCTACTCCGTGCGCGGCGACCTGTTCTTCGCCTCCAGCAACGAACTCATCACCGAGTTCGACTACACCGAGGAGGGCGTGGACAAGGTCGTCATCGACCTGTCCTACGCCCACATATGGGACTCCTCGGCGGTCGCGGCCCTGGACCACGCCACCGAGAAGTTCGCCCGGCACCACATCGAGGTCGAGATCACCGGACTCAACGTGCCCAGCGAGGAGCTCCACAAGGAGCTGTCCGGCACCCTCAGCGGCGGCCACTGACCCGGCGACGCCTCCGGGGCCGCCCCCCCCGCCCGCGTTCCGGGCGGGGGCGGCCCCGGTTTCAGTTCCGGGCGTCGGCCATGCTCGCCCGGTACTCCGTGCCCGGCAGGTGGGCGAACTCGGTGCGGCGGTACTCGGTGTGCTCGGCCAGCGCCTGCCGCCAGGACTCCGGGGTGGCGCGCTGCCAGCGGCGGACCCCGGAGTTGCCCATGGCGAGCAGCGGCAGGAACGGGGCGACGTCGACCCGTTCGATCCCCAGGGCGTCGGCGGCCTCGTCGCCCTGCATCAGCCGGGTCAGCGCGGCGAGCAGCGTGCGCACCGACGGTTCCGGCAGCGACAGCGAGCCGCCCATCAGGCCCGACACGAGGGCGTCGACCAGCGCCTCGACCAGGGCGCGGGCCGAGGCGTCGGGGGCGGCGTTCGTGCCGTCGATGAGGTCCAGCAGCGCGCCGGCCGACGCGTGGTCGTGCACGTCGAGGTAGAACCGGGGGTCCACGCCCACCAGCGCGGCGATGTGCCGCCAGTAGCGGTAGAGGTCGCGCTCCTCCTCCGGGGTGAGGACGATGCCGACCCGCTCCAGCGCCCTGAAGGGCACGACGGTGAAGTCCAGCCAGGTCCGGGCGGCGTCCACCTGGTTGATCGGAACGCCCCACTCCTCGACGTCCCACCCGCGCTTGAGGGCGTTGGCGCGGACGCGGGCGTGCAGCAGGCGCACCTGCACGGTGTCGACGTAGCCCGGGGCGCCGCGCAGCAGCCCGCCGGGCAGGATGGCGTTGCCGCGCCACAGCCCGGTCTCGCCGAGGCGCCGGGCGGCCCCCTCGGTGAGCTTGCCGGTGCCCATGAGGACCCGCGCGATCCCGGGTGCGCTGTAGGTGTGCACGAGCGAGCCGAGCGCGAACGCCATCCGGCTCCAGAACGGGTCCACCGTGAGACTGGCGAGGTCGCCGCGCTCCAGCAGGTCGCGGTCGGCCTCGGCGACGGCCCCCTCCGACTCGCGCAGCAGGGCCGCGACCGCGGGGGGCGGATCGGCGAGCGCGGCCAGGCCGTCGTTCAGGCCGGCGCCGAGCGCGGTGCGCGCCGCGCCGCCGGACTCGGCGAACTCCGCGATCACCGCGTCGGCGACCGGATCGCCCTCGCGCAGCCCCTGAGCGAGGAGGTCCAGCCCGGCTTCCCCGTGCCGGGCCCGCACCTCGGCGGCGCTGAGCAGTCGCCGCGGCGGTGCCGTCAGCGCGGATTCGGTCGACATTCACGCCTCCATAGGGAGTTTTCGACACGAACCCTACCGACCGGCGGCCGCGGCCCCGCCGGCCGCCGTCGCCGGCACCACGGCGCCCCACCCGAGGACGGACACGGCCGCCGCGCCCCGCCTCCCGTCGACGCCGGGGAGGACGCCGTACACCAACCCCGCGACGGCGCTCAGGGCCACCGGCAGCCCCAGGGCCCCTGGCAGCAGGGAGAAGGCGCCCCACCCGAGCGCGTAGAGGACGGTCAGCGCCGACGGGACGAGCGCTGCCGCGGTGACGATGCCGCGGCGGCGGGATTGCATGCCCCGGAACCCGGTGCGCCGGGGCGGCCCCGGACCAGGCCGGTCCTGACGGGCGCCCCGGCGTTTCGGGACCGGCTCAAGTGTTGTCTTCGCTGCGGTTGATCGGGCCGTTGACGCCGTCGGGGAAGAAGCCGCCGGAGGTGGCCTCCTCCGGGGTCAGGTACACGATGTTGAGCACCTGGCCGGCGCTGCGGCTGAACGCCAGGGCGTCGTCGTCGGCGGGCACGATGTTGGCCTTGCCGTAGGCGTCGACGACCCCCTGGTCGAGGTCCTCCGGCCCGTCGAGGCTGTCGCGCGCGTCGGATATCCGCACCGAGGGGGCCTCCAGCCCGCGGGCGAGCAGCGTGGTCCTGATGTTGCTCGCGTGGTAGGCCTCGACGGCGAGCAGGCCGGCCGCGGCCTCCAGGAAGGCCTTGTTGTCGACGAGGGGGGCCGCGCCCTTGTAGGCGGTGACCCCGACGTCCTCGAAGACGTAGGCCGCGAGCAGGAAGTTGTTCTCGTTGGCGTAGGGGTCGAACCTCTCGCCCGACCCGACGAGGCCTGCGGCCCGCGCGGCCGCGGTGAAGGCCGCGTCGATGTCGATGGCGGGGCGCGAGACCGCGGCCGAGCCGAGTGCGCCGCGCAGGAACCGGACGTGGGCCTTCTCGTCGGCGGCGATCTCTTCGGCGTACTGCCGGATCAGCTTGGTCTCGAACTTCACCTTCCGGCCGCCCGACACGGCTCCGGTCTCGCCCTTGCCCCCGATGAGGTTCCTCGGCAGCCCTTCGCCGGTCACCGCCCTCAGGTAGAACTCGGCCTCCAGGTACTCCAGGTTCAGCGCGAAGTTCAGGACGGCTGCGTCGCTGGGCCCGTCGCTCGACGTGTCGGCCAGTGCGAAGCCGGGGACCAGGCTCGCGCCGGCCACCCCCAGCCCCGCCGCACCCGCCGCCGTGAAGAACCGGCGCCGGTCGAGGCCGTTCTCGGCGCTGCGGTCGATCGCGTTCTTGATGAAGGAATTGTTGAACACGCTGCTTCCTCGGTGTCGATTCGTGCGGGAATTCCCGCAAACCAGTATTTCCGCCCGTTTTCCGACTCGGCGTGAAACGTGCACCGCGAGACGGCGAGAAGCGCGTTCCAAGTGAGTGGAGCGGAAATCCCGGCCAATGATCACCCTCGGAGCGTCCAATGTGAATTTCCGTCTCCTGTGTTTAATGTCACCCCATCCGCCAGGCCGTCGGCTACGAATTCGTATCTCGCGAAACGCGTTCTCCGCAGAGGGCGACAGAGCCCCGAACAGGGAAAACCCGGCCCATTGCTGGGCGTTCCACGGGAGATCGCCCTCCGAACGGCATCGAAGCACAAACCACAGGCAAAGCCGGACCGGACGCATTGCGAGTTTCATTCCCTCTTCAGACGCTTCCCCACTAAAAACACGCTCATCCCCCCATCACCTCGGATAGCTTCTTAAATTCCTCAGAGGCGCGTTTACGGGCCTCCGTACGGCGTCGCGCACACGAGGCTCCGGTACCGCCACGGAGGGAGATCCACGAAAAGCGGGGAATTCGCTCTGATCGCGCTCGCGGTGCCGCTGAGCGTCATGGCGACCGCCGCGCCCGCCCACGCCGAAGACACGATGGGCCTGCGGGCGAGGGCGACCTCGATCCCAAGCGGCCCCGGCCCCGGCCCCGGCCCCGGCCCCGGGGCCGGGGCCGCCGGAGGTGTCACCGCACGATGACGGGGGTGCCGTGGTCGAGGCTGCCGTTCTCCCACAGCCAGTCCATCGCGGCGATGCTCACCCTGGCGCAGCCGTGGGAGGCGGGGTAGGGCGGGACCGAGGAGTAGCCGTGGACGGCGATGCCGCCGTTGAAGTACTTGGGGCGGTACAGCGAGCCCAGCGGGCCGGGGTCCCAGGCGTCGACCTGGCGGAACACCGAGTACTCGCCGGTCGGGGTGACGGCGACCTGCTGCTGCCCGCGGGACTCGTAGCTCTCCCCCGAACCGGTCGACGTGTTGAAGACCTGCCGCACCTCCCCGTCGGAGACCACGAGCAGCAGTTGGCGCTCCAGGTCGATCTCGACCACGTCGCCCGACCCGCTGGTGGCGCTCGGCCGGACGCCCTCGTCGAGGGCCGCGCGCGTGTCGGGCCCGACCACGCCGTCGCGGCCGATGCCGGCCGCCTTCTGCGCGGCGTAGACGGCCTGGACGGTGAGGTCCTGGAACTCGCCGTCGGCCGGACCGACCCAGTAGCCGAGCTCCCGCAGCCGCTCCTGCAGTCGGACCACCTCGGCCCCCGAGTCGCCCCGGTGCAGCAGGTCCGCGGCCTCGGCCCCGGGCCAGACGGCCGCGGCGGCGGGGGCCGAACGGGCGGTGGAGGCCGAATGGGCCGCGGGGGCGTCCGCGGCCGGGGCGGTGCCGGCGTGCGCCGCGGCGCCGCCGTACCCGGCCGCCACGACCGCCGACAGCGCCAGCGTCGCCGCCCTCGCCGCGTACCTGGGGGGATTTCCGGATTCTCGAATAGCCATACGTGCTCTTTACCCGTCTTTGACATCGGCATTGGCGCTTTGCCGCCCCGGATGGCGGCGGGAGCGCACCACCTGCGCCTTCTCGGACGAGAAATCCGCGGATCGGGATTTCGCCGGAATCGCCCGGTCGGCGGCGGATGCGCGGCGCCGCATCCGGGCACAATGGCCACGGTCGAGAAAAGGAGCGAGGGCATGGGCCTCAGGTTCGGGCTGTTGGGAACGGGGTACTGGGCGGCGGAGACGCAGGGCGCGGCGCTGGCCGGGCATCCCGGCATCACGTTCGCGGGGGTGTGGGGACGCGACGCCGCCAAGGCGGGGGCGCTCGCCGACCGCTACGGCGTCGGCGCCTACCGCGATGTCGACGCCCTGCTCGCCGACGTCGACGCCGTGGCCGTCGCCTTGCCCCCCGACGTGCAGGCGGAGCTCGCGCTGCGCGCGGCGCGGGCGGGTCGGCACCTGCTGCTGGACAAGCCGGTGGCGCTGTCCGCCTCCGCCGCCGAACTGATCGCGGCCGAGACCGGGCGCAACGGCCTGGCGTCGATGGTGTTCTTCACC
This sequence is a window from Spinactinospora alkalitolerans. Protein-coding genes within it:
- a CDS encoding ferritin-like domain-containing protein → MFNNSFIKNAIDRSAENGLDRRRFFTAAGAAGLGVAGASLVPGFALADTSSDGPSDAAVLNFALNLEYLEAEFYLRAVTGEGLPRNLIGGKGETGAVSGGRKVKFETKLIRQYAEEIAADEKAHVRFLRGALGSAAVSRPAIDIDAAFTAAARAAGLVGSGERFDPYANENNFLLAAYVFEDVGVTAYKGAAPLVDNKAFLEAAAGLLAVEAYHASNIRTTLLARGLEAPSVRISDARDSLDGPEDLDQGVVDAYGKANIVPADDDALAFSRSAGQVLNIVYLTPEEATSGGFFPDGVNGPINRSEDNT
- a CDS encoding SulP family inorganic anion transporter — translated: MTSQKTKTRRRPTFPTLTVLRTEVMAGLVVALALIPEAISFSIIAGVDPRVGLFASFIMAVSIAFLGGRPAMVSAATGAMALVVAPLSKEYGVDYLLAATILAGVFQVVLGLLGVAKLMRFVPPSVMTGFVNALAVLIFMAQIPHLVGVGVPVYVLVAGGLAIIFGLPLITKAVPAPLVAIVVLTAIAVVMGLKAPTVGDMGDLPGSLPVPFLPEVPLTLETLRLIAPYALTLALVGLMESLMTAKLVDDITDTHSSKSREARGQGWANVITGFFGGMAGCAMIGQTMINVKSGARTRLSTFLAGVFLLVLVVALGDVVAVIPMAALVAVMIFVAVATFDWHSVHPATLRRMPWSETLVMAVTVAVVVATHNLAIGVIIGVITSTVIFARGVAHLTQVTSVLDPDGGVRVYSVRGDLFFASSNELITEFDYTEEGVDKVVIDLSYAHIWDSSAVAALDHATEKFARHHIEVEITGLNVPSEELHKELSGTLSGGH
- a CDS encoding oxygenase MpaB family protein yields the protein MSTESALTAPPRRLLSAAEVRARHGEAGLDLLAQGLREGDPVADAVIAEFAESGGAARTALGAGLNDGLAALADPPPAVAALLRESEGAVAEADRDLLERGDLASLTVDPFWSRMAFALGSLVHTYSAPGIARVLMGTGKLTEGAARRLGETGLWRGNAILPGGLLRGAPGYVDTVQVRLLHARVRANALKRGWDVEEWGVPINQVDAARTWLDFTVVPFRALERVGIVLTPEEERDLYRYWRHIAALVGVDPRFYLDVHDHASAGALLDLIDGTNAAPDASARALVEALVDALVSGLMGGSLSLPEPSVRTLLAALTRLMQGDEAADALGIERVDVAPFLPLLAMGNSGVRRWQRATPESWRQALAEHTEYRRTEFAHLPGTEYRASMADARN
- a CDS encoding L,D-transpeptidase family protein, which produces MAIRESGNPPRYAARAATLALSAVVAAGYGGAAAHAGTAPAADAPAAHSASTARSAPAAAAVWPGAEAADLLHRGDSGAEVVRLQERLRELGYWVGPADGEFQDLTVQAVYAAQKAAGIGRDGVVGPDTRAALDEGVRPSATSGSGDVVEIDLERQLLLVVSDGEVRQVFNTSTGSGESYESRGQQQVAVTPTGEYSVFRQVDAWDPGPLGSLYRPKYFNGGIAVHGYSSVPPYPASHGCARVSIAAMDWLWENGSLDHGTPVIVR